In Desulforhopalus sp., a single window of DNA contains:
- a CDS encoding carbohydrate kinase family protein, with translation MKKIIVSGSLAYDRIMNFSDRFSDHILPDKIHSLNVCFQVNGVTENYGGTAGNIAYALKLMGEDPAISATIGSDHHKYLEWLAKNGISSDGIKVIPEELTAGAYITTDMANNQITGFNPGAMKYSSGLDIAALDPDTTLLLISPGNLDDMVNYPRLCKKAGIEYVFDPGQALPMLQAKDLVEVISGCSLLIVNDYEFNLIQDKTGLANGDLLALAKTTIVTLGGAGSRIHSHSETLAIPAFKARQVIDPTGAGDAYRGGLLSGLVNGYDLQTSALRGSACASFAVECNGTQVYSFTLQELDERMRAL, from the coding sequence ATGAAAAAAATAATTGTCTCCGGTTCCCTGGCCTATGATCGCATCATGAACTTTTCCGACCGGTTCTCCGATCACATTCTCCCCGACAAGATCCATAGCCTGAACGTCTGTTTTCAGGTAAATGGCGTCACCGAAAACTACGGGGGCACCGCCGGTAATATCGCCTACGCCCTGAAACTGATGGGCGAAGACCCCGCCATCTCCGCCACCATCGGCAGTGACCACCACAAATATCTGGAATGGCTTGCAAAAAATGGAATTTCCAGTGACGGGATCAAGGTCATCCCCGAGGAACTTACCGCCGGAGCCTATATCACCACCGATATGGCCAACAATCAGATTACCGGCTTCAATCCAGGGGCAATGAAGTATTCCTCAGGTCTCGATATCGCAGCCCTTGACCCGGATACCACCCTTCTCCTCATTTCCCCAGGCAATTTAGACGACATGGTCAACTATCCCCGGCTTTGCAAAAAGGCCGGAATTGAATACGTTTTTGATCCCGGCCAGGCCCTTCCCATGCTGCAGGCGAAAGACCTTGTTGAGGTAATAAGCGGCTGTTCCCTTCTCATCGTCAATGACTATGAATTCAACCTCATCCAGGACAAGACCGGTCTCGCCAACGGTGATCTCCTGGCTCTAGCGAAAACCACCATCGTCACCCTGGGCGGTGCCGGTTCGCGAATCCATAGCCATTCCGAGACCCTTGCCATCCCGGCCTTCAAGGCACGGCAGGTCATCGATCCGACCGGAGCCGGCGACGCCTATCGCGGCGGTCTGCTGAGCGGTTTGGTAAATGGTTACGATCTGCAAACCAGCGCCCTGAGAGGCAGTGCCTGTGCCTCTTTCGCTGTCGAATGCAATGGTACCCAGGTATACTCCTTTACCTTGCAGGAGCTCGACGAACGGATGCGGGCGCTGTAA
- a CDS encoding DMT family transporter, whose translation MKDQNSILTYAALAMAVLFWGLSFVATKIALQSFSPFCLIFFRFSVAALFFAALLWRNGFPRFSRTNIKSLIFLAIMQPGLYFTFETLGLQYTSATKTALIIATIPIAVLILSTLLLRERVGLINILGIICSLAGVVLLVFGSVGQSQLDGMLIGDLLILGAVLAASVYMILIRRLSNTLSSLQITGMQIIFGAVLFFPAFLFELPGLSWDKVSGESLAALAALTLFATIGAFLCYNYALSKIPAAQAAACINGIPLVTAGAAWLLLGETLTLVQLAGGAIVLAAVFIANHSPPSEGLVAAEPKA comes from the coding sequence ATGAAAGACCAAAATTCCATTCTTACCTATGCAGCCTTGGCAATGGCAGTGTTATTCTGGGGACTGTCCTTTGTCGCGACCAAGATTGCCCTGCAGAGTTTCAGCCCCTTTTGTCTTATCTTCTTCCGTTTTTCCGTCGCCGCGCTCTTTTTCGCAGCTCTCCTTTGGCGTAACGGTTTCCCGCGGTTCTCCCGTACTAATATCAAATCACTGATTTTCCTGGCCATTATGCAGCCCGGCCTGTATTTTACCTTCGAGACCCTCGGTCTGCAATATACCTCCGCCACCAAGACTGCCCTGATTATTGCCACCATCCCCATAGCCGTCCTTATCCTCTCGACCCTGCTGCTCCGGGAACGGGTGGGTTTGATCAATATTCTCGGCATCATATGTTCCCTGGCTGGTGTCGTCCTCCTGGTTTTTGGCAGCGTGGGACAATCCCAACTGGACGGCATGCTGATCGGCGACCTACTGATTCTCGGCGCCGTCCTTGCGGCGTCGGTCTATATGATTCTCATCCGCCGCCTGAGCAACACCCTGTCGTCACTGCAGATAACCGGAATGCAGATTATCTTCGGCGCCGTGCTGTTCTTTCCGGCCTTTCTCTTCGAACTTCCCGGACTCAGCTGGGACAAGGTATCCGGCGAATCCCTGGCCGCCCTCGCCGCTCTGACGCTTTTTGCAACAATCGGTGCGTTTCTTTGCTATAATTACGCACTGAGCAAGATTCCCGCGGCCCAGGCAGCCGCCTGTATCAACGGCATCCCTCTGGTCACCGCCGGAGCCGCATGGCTGTTGCTCGGTGAAACACTGACACTCGTCCAGCTGGCCGGCGGCGCCATCGTCCTCGCCGCGGTTTTTATAGCAAATCATTCTCCACCTTCGGAAGGTCTTGTCGCCGCTGAGCCAAAGGCATAG